In a single window of the Armatimonadota bacterium genome:
- a CDS encoding cytochrome C yields MSVRMVPRFTLAQRIEHFVLIISFNVLALTGLPQKYFQAAWAERIIQVLGGIEQVRFIHRTFAVILIAEAVFHVGAVIVARRRGRERGEMNVSFQDVRDVVGDIAYLVGLRPTKPAFARFDYRQKLEYWAVVWGTAVMATSGLIMWFPEALARVLPGVLVPAARVAHGGEALLAVLAVIIWHFYNAHFRPDVFPLDPAMWTGAIPLERLRHDHRAEYLRLLEAGLIVDEDAAGVGGPEDTLPEPPSRA; encoded by the coding sequence GTGAGCGTCCGGATGGTCCCGCGGTTCACCCTGGCCCAGCGGATCGAGCACTTCGTGCTCATCATCTCCTTCAACGTGCTGGCCCTGACGGGTCTGCCTCAGAAGTACTTCCAGGCCGCGTGGGCGGAGCGGATCATCCAGGTCCTGGGCGGCATCGAGCAGGTGCGGTTCATCCACCGCACCTTCGCCGTGATCCTGATCGCCGAGGCCGTCTTTCACGTCGGCGCCGTCATCGTCGCCCGGCGCCGGGGCCGGGAGCGCGGGGAGATGAACGTGAGCTTCCAGGATGTGCGCGACGTCGTCGGCGACATCGCCTACCTGGTGGGGCTGCGTCCGACGAAGCCGGCCTTCGCCCGCTTCGACTACCGCCAGAAGCTGGAGTACTGGGCCGTGGTGTGGGGCACGGCGGTGATGGCCACCAGCGGGCTGATCATGTGGTTTCCGGAGGCCCTGGCCCGCGTCCTGCCCGGCGTGCTGGTGCCGGCCGCCCGGGTCGCCCACGGCGGCGAGGCGCTGCTGGCCGTCCTGGCCGTGATCATCTGGCACTTCTACAACGCCCACTTCCGTCCGGACGTCTTTCCCCTGGACCCGGCGATGTGGACCGGCGCCATTCCGCTGGAGCGCCTGCGGCACGACCACCGGGCGGAGTACCTGCGCCTGCTGGAGGCGGGGCTGATCGTCGACGAGGACGCGGCCGGCGTCGGCGGGCCGGAGGACACCTTGCCCGAGCCGCCGTCCCGGGCGTAG
- a CDS encoding cytochrome c3 family protein, translating to MVPIVLGAVLGGTLLGAAAARPPAVLAQDTRQENEACLACHTAPGMVLQLPSTEVISVTIDAARFNASAHGRALACTACHPANVAVPHPAVRATTMREYREARARVCATCHADAAETFGASVHGRAGRMGFGDTPNCTTCHNPHDAARVKTPVFRNNIPQLCGTCHADPAIMGKYGLRAVYTTYISEFHGVTTTLYKLTRPQSPTPAAICTDCHGGHGIRAASDPASMVHPANVLATCRRCHPTAGRFFATAWTEHRTPSPDASPLVYYVQIFYRILIPATVGFLGVLTVLDLGRWATDQLRRGRTG from the coding sequence TTGGTCCCAATCGTTCTCGGCGCCGTCTTGGGCGGGACGCTGCTCGGCGCCGCCGCGGCCCGCCCGCCGGCGGTGCTGGCGCAGGACACCCGGCAGGAAAACGAGGCCTGCCTGGCCTGCCACACCGCCCCCGGCATGGTCCTGCAACTTCCCAGCACGGAAGTCATCTCCGTCACCATCGACGCCGCGCGCTTCAACGCCTCCGCCCACGGCCGGGCCCTGGCCTGCACCGCGTGCCACCCCGCCAACGTCGCCGTGCCCCATCCGGCGGTGCGGGCGACGACGATGCGGGAGTACCGCGAGGCGCGGGCCCGGGTCTGCGCCACCTGTCATGCCGATGCCGCCGAAACCTTCGGGGCCAGCGTACACGGCCGGGCCGGACGGATGGGCTTCGGGGATACGCCGAACTGCACCACCTGCCACAATCCCCACGACGCCGCCCGGGTGAAGACCCCGGTCTTCCGCAACAACATCCCCCAGCTGTGCGGGACCTGTCACGCCGATCCGGCGATCATGGGGAAGTACGGGCTGCGGGCGGTCTACACCACCTACATCAGCGAGTTCCACGGCGTGACCACGACCCTGTACAAACTGACCAGACCGCAGAGCCCCACCCCGGCCGCGATCTGTACCGACTGCCACGGGGGGCATGGCATCCGCGCCGCCTCCGACCCCGCCTCGATGGTCCATCCGGCCAACGTTCTGGCCACCTGCCGCCGCTGCCATCCCACCGCGGGGCGGTTCTTCGCCACAGCCTGGACGGAGCACCGGACGCCGTCGCCGGACGCTTCGCCGCTCGTCTACTACGTGCAGATCTTCTACCGGATTCTCATCCCGGCCACGGTGGGGTTCCTGGGGGTGCTCACTGTCCTGGACCTGGGCCGCTGGGCCACCGACCAGCTGCGAAGGGGGCGGACGGGGTGA
- a CDS encoding response regulator transcription factor codes for MDPIRVLIVDDHELFRRGVSSLLREHEQFEVVGEAGNGKEAIERARDVMPDVVLMDIKMPGMDGLAAAKQLKAEMPYIRIMMLTVSETDEDLFEAIKAGASGYLLKNVDPDQLVAAILQVQRGEVPIAPTMAAKILRELAAPAEPAVETLTARERQVLELLAAGLANKEIAFQLKISENTVKNHLRNILEKLHLQNRVQAALYAVRMGLADRPPERR; via the coding sequence GTGGATCCCATCCGCGTTCTGATCGTCGACGACCACGAGCTCTTTCGCCGCGGCGTGAGCTCGTTGCTCCGCGAGCACGAGCAGTTCGAGGTGGTGGGCGAGGCCGGCAACGGCAAGGAGGCCATCGAGCGCGCGCGGGACGTGATGCCCGACGTCGTGTTGATGGACATCAAGATGCCGGGTATGGACGGCCTGGCCGCGGCGAAGCAGCTCAAGGCGGAGATGCCCTATATCCGCATCATGATGCTGACGGTCTCGGAGACCGACGAGGACCTCTTCGAGGCCATCAAAGCGGGGGCCTCCGGCTACCTGCTGAAGAACGTCGATCCCGACCAGCTCGTGGCCGCGATCCTGCAGGTGCAGCGCGGCGAGGTGCCGATCGCGCCGACGATGGCGGCGAAGATCCTGCGGGAACTGGCCGCCCCCGCTGAGCCGGCGGTGGAGACGCTCACCGCACGGGAACGGCAGGTCCTGGAGCTGCTGGCCGCGGGCCTGGCCAACAAGGAGATCGCCTTCCAGTTGAAGATCTCGGAGAATACGGTGAAGAATCATCTCCGCAACATCCTCGAGAAGCTGCACCTGCAGAACCGCGTCCAGGCCGCCCTCTACGCCGTGCGGATGGGCCTGGCCGACCGTCCTCCGGAGCGGCGCTGA
- a CDS encoding sensor histidine kinase, which translates to MPTPRLVGVFFVYGLAFFAMGLAIALEARRTTELRLAASLKYLAGFGLLHGVVEWIDMWLLLPWPLQPAAAAVARVARLTLFAASTVLLAVFGTSLLGALVPRYRGVRWIPAALFLFWLAYWAVGPHLNPLATARWTPTEASCLRCHDLSTAAPAAAAITWVPSTAVGDIWVRYLIYLPASAFATAALWVQGRLFAKSGYQRPARDCRWMAAAFLANGLVAGLVVPPAHSGLARWLNYDQFLSVVGLPPQVFRAALAVLIAFFGVRILRVFDLEYARALAAAREGELRAKNEALEVARRAAEELEEKVRDRTEELFQQVRRLAILEERDRLAREMHDSLGQVLGFVNLKAKVAEDLIARGRPEDAGAELRQMRAAVQEAYEDVRQAILSLRSAPQARGLVAGLQEYVQRLREQTGLAIRLEAPEELRLPPAVEAQVIRIVQEALTNVRKHARARSVEIRFSREGATAVVSIADDGRGFDVAAVEGAKGMHFGLLTMKERAESIGGRLEVTSAPGQGTRVTLWIPSAF; encoded by the coding sequence ATGCCCACGCCGCGGCTGGTGGGTGTGTTTTTCGTTTACGGCCTGGCCTTCTTCGCCATGGGCCTGGCCATCGCCCTGGAGGCGCGGCGGACCACCGAACTGCGCCTGGCGGCCTCGCTGAAGTACCTGGCGGGCTTCGGCCTGTTGCACGGCGTCGTGGAGTGGATCGACATGTGGCTGCTCCTGCCCTGGCCCCTGCAACCGGCGGCGGCCGCGGTGGCCCGTGTCGCCCGCCTGACGCTCTTCGCCGCCTCCACCGTGTTGCTGGCGGTCTTCGGCACCTCGCTCCTGGGCGCCCTGGTCCCGCGGTACCGGGGGGTCCGCTGGATCCCGGCCGCCCTCTTCCTCTTCTGGCTGGCCTACTGGGCCGTGGGGCCCCACCTGAATCCCCTGGCCACGGCGCGCTGGACGCCCACCGAGGCCTCCTGCCTGCGCTGCCACGACCTGTCCACGGCGGCACCGGCTGCCGCGGCCATCACCTGGGTCCCCTCGACGGCCGTCGGCGACATCTGGGTCCGCTACCTGATCTACCTCCCGGCTTCCGCCTTCGCCACGGCGGCCCTGTGGGTCCAGGGGCGGCTGTTCGCGAAGAGCGGGTACCAGCGCCCGGCCCGGGACTGCCGGTGGATGGCCGCCGCCTTCCTGGCCAACGGCCTCGTCGCCGGGTTGGTCGTCCCCCCGGCGCACTCCGGACTGGCCCGCTGGCTGAACTACGACCAGTTCCTTTCCGTGGTGGGCCTGCCCCCCCAGGTCTTCCGCGCCGCCCTGGCCGTGCTCATCGCCTTCTTCGGCGTGCGCATCCTGCGCGTCTTCGACCTGGAATACGCGCGCGCCCTGGCCGCGGCGCGCGAGGGAGAGCTGCGGGCCAAGAACGAAGCCCTGGAAGTGGCGCGGCGGGCGGCGGAAGAACTCGAGGAGAAGGTGAGGGACCGCACCGAAGAGTTGTTCCAGCAGGTGCGCCGTCTGGCCATCCTGGAGGAGCGGGACCGTCTGGCCCGGGAGATGCACGACAGCCTCGGCCAGGTGCTCGGGTTTGTCAACCTCAAGGCCAAGGTGGCCGAGGACCTCATCGCCCGCGGCCGGCCGGAGGACGCCGGTGCGGAGCTGCGCCAGATGCGCGCCGCGGTCCAGGAGGCCTATGAGGATGTCCGGCAGGCGATCCTCAGCCTGCGCTCCGCACCGCAGGCCAGGGGTCTGGTGGCTGGGCTGCAGGAGTACGTACAGCGTCTGCGCGAGCAGACCGGCCTGGCCATCCGCCTGGAGGCCCCGGAGGAGTTGCGCCTGCCGCCGGCGGTGGAGGCCCAGGTCATCCGGATCGTGCAGGAGGCGCTGACCAACGTGCGCAAGCACGCCCGGGCGCGTTCCGTGGAGATCCGCTTCTCCCGGGAGGGCGCCACCGCCGTCGTCTCCATCGCCGACGACGGCAGGGGGTTCGACGTGGCCGCCGTCGAAGGCGCGAAAGGGATGCACTTCGGCCTGCTGACCATGAAGGAACGCGCGGAGAGCATCGGCGGGAGGCTGGAGGTGACCTCGGCCCCCGGGCAGGGCACCAGGGTGACGTTGTGGATCCCATCCGCGTTCTGA
- a CDS encoding citrate synthase — MPKDTLTIIDNRTGKTYEVPIIYGTYANYGAAIRTADLRQIKVSDDDFGLMGYDPAFANTASCRSAITHIDGERGILRYRGYPIEQLAESSTYLETAYLILYGELPTRQQLEEWTWEITHHTMIHESIKKFLDGFHYDAHPMGMLVGTVGALSTFYPDAKNIRDKAVRRKQVVRLIAKMPTLAAFAYRHSLGRPYVYPDNDLSYTGNFLNMLFKTTELKYKPNPVLERALDVLFILHADHEQNCSANAMRSIGSSHVDPYSALAGAAAALYGPLHGGANEQVLRMLTEIGSKANVPAYIERVKRGEVLLMGFGHRVYKNYDPRAKIIKRIASEVFEVTGTNPLLEIALELERIALQDEYFVKRRLYPNVDFYSGIIYQAMGFPVEMFPVLFAIPRTSGWLAQWEEMLDDPEQRISRPRQIYTGADVRDYVPLAQRERGKAA; from the coding sequence GTGCCAAAGGACACCCTGACCATCATTGACAACCGCACGGGCAAGACCTACGAGGTGCCGATCATCTACGGCACCTATGCGAACTACGGGGCCGCCATCCGGACGGCGGACCTGCGCCAGATCAAAGTCAGCGACGACGACTTCGGGCTGATGGGCTACGATCCGGCCTTCGCCAACACGGCGTCGTGCCGCAGCGCCATCACCCACATCGACGGAGAGCGCGGCATCCTGCGCTATCGCGGCTACCCCATCGAGCAGCTGGCGGAATCCTCCACCTACCTGGAAACGGCCTACCTGATCCTGTACGGGGAACTGCCGACGCGGCAGCAGCTCGAGGAGTGGACCTGGGAGATCACGCACCACACCATGATCCACGAATCCATCAAGAAGTTCCTCGACGGCTTCCACTACGACGCCCACCCCATGGGCATGCTCGTGGGCACCGTCGGGGCCCTCTCCACCTTCTATCCCGACGCCAAGAACATCAGGGACAAAGCGGTGCGGCGCAAGCAGGTGGTGCGGCTCATCGCCAAGATGCCCACCCTGGCCGCCTTCGCCTACCGCCACAGCCTGGGCCGGCCCTACGTCTATCCGGACAACGACCTCTCCTACACCGGCAACTTCCTGAACATGCTGTTCAAGACCACGGAGTTGAAGTACAAGCCCAATCCCGTGCTGGAGCGGGCCCTGGACGTCCTGTTCATCCTGCACGCCGACCACGAGCAGAACTGCAGCGCCAACGCCATGCGCAGCATCGGCTCCTCGCATGTCGATCCCTACTCCGCCCTGGCCGGGGCGGCGGCGGCCCTGTACGGCCCGCTCCACGGCGGGGCCAACGAACAGGTCCTGCGCATGCTGACCGAGATCGGCAGCAAGGCCAATGTCCCGGCCTACATCGAGCGGGTGAAGAGGGGCGAGGTCCTGCTCATGGGCTTCGGGCACCGCGTCTACAAGAACTACGACCCGCGGGCCAAGATCATCAAGCGCATCGCCAGCGAGGTCTTCGAGGTCACCGGGACCAACCCGCTGCTGGAGATCGCACTGGAACTGGAGCGCATCGCCCTGCAGGACGAGTATTTCGTGAAGCGCCGGCTCTATCCGAACGTCGACTTCTATTCCGGAATCATCTACCAGGCGATGGGGTTCCCGGTGGAGATGTTCCCGGTGCTCTTCGCCATCCCGCGCACCAGCGGCTGGCTGGCGCAGTGGGAAGAGATGCTGGATGATCCCGAGCAGCGGATCAGCCGGCCGCGCCAGATCTACACCGGCGCGGACGTCCGGGACTACGTGCCGCTGGCGCAGCGGGAGCGCGGCAAGGCGGCGTAG